The proteins below are encoded in one region of Williamsoniiplasma luminosum:
- a CDS encoding DEAD/DEAH box helicase family protein, with product MNTVKQNEFIFKKLEAYIKKENNNVEEIKIISPFISKKGIKFMQEIIDEAKALKTFKIITTTFDGTSKFLDLHALKTFKKQNKKVEIIIENSYLLNMERLHSKNIIFVKSENNNSSAFVGSSNMTDKGLKTGKESSVRVDSNFNPRLFEKINNYFDMLWEDDLHFFNITNQDMLNIVESKMERFKNQFIKPDLKDTDFHSIVTKNEPMQLFEYQKVAINKIFENINNGNKKHLLVMATGTGKTFTIMSFVKQYYENPDVHKNHDLPKVLYLAPKNEILEQAIISLKNTFSEIQNDDIFKFFNSLNQSNNYKNEAFIFSSYQSALFNQEWLVNQHFDLVIIDEVHHSEASGLKDVISKIDKNTKHIIGLTATPERTDGVNIASYFDNQILFNMSLHEAIDSGHLSDFDYFFVDDTSTVLTGLDINKDLTKLAKQLNTKNRHELILKTINEKIIPYEDDDVKAILFCVNIEHAQNTSDFLETQNLKSKALTSNSNDKERKEILENFKKGNINFLCVVDIFNEGIDIPEINNILFLRPTSSFLIYIQQFGRGLRKQENKVLSVYDFVNNVDLKVNKKYHPFWLTKLLMGDNIKNTTQIISSIKDNEFNTREKWMPGNSIVHFNPMNKKIIIDKLKEYAKFNAFDSLFDSYFEKINTYDEYEEFFFNSQLETYEFYQKLNQENLISNQENLEIGSKDKDILMNFSTLNHQKIIEEFLKIIKTENKVDPFLEELFISYFYTNRTTVNKYKPNLTRALETIFSKTELLRELEYLLTFKLNNEVLIPNELNDFNKMILSQFQMQVIMNDYSKNGTIEAKTIMKGVQEISNKIFINAGENTQNSKFGHKNYFDENENILHWDSPDGWSLDNQKSKDLLAILNNNLPVYIIYKSNKIIEKFNTKKYGTFIGLVDHILQKNEIKTENGIKKIQFQFKIKPL from the coding sequence ATGAATACTGTTAAACAAAATGAATTTATTTTTAAAAAATTAGAAGCATATATTAAAAAAGAAAATAATAATGTCGAAGAAATTAAGATTATCTCACCATTTATTTCTAAAAAAGGAATTAAATTTATGCAGGAAATAATCGATGAAGCCAAAGCTTTAAAAACTTTTAAAATTATTACTACAACATTTGATGGAACATCTAAATTTTTGGACTTACATGCGCTTAAAACTTTTAAAAAACAAAATAAAAAAGTTGAAATTATAATTGAAAACTCTTATTTGTTAAATATGGAAAGATTACATTCTAAAAATATTATTTTTGTAAAAAGTGAAAATAATAATTCTTCTGCTTTTGTCGGATCATCAAATATGACAGATAAAGGATTAAAAACCGGGAAAGAGTCTAGTGTTAGAGTTGATTCAAATTTTAATCCTAGATTATTTGAAAAAATTAATAATTATTTTGACATGCTTTGAGAAGATGATCTTCATTTTTTTAATATTACAAATCAAGATATGCTAAATATTGTTGAAAGTAAAATGGAAAGATTTAAAAACCAATTTATTAAACCTGATTTGAAAGATACAGATTTTCATTCCATTGTTACCAAAAATGAACCTATGCAACTTTTTGAATACCAAAAAGTTGCAATTAATAAAATTTTTGAAAATATAAATAATGGAAATAAAAAACATCTGTTGGTAATGGCAACGGGAACTGGCAAAACGTTTACAATTATGTCTTTTGTTAAACAATATTATGAGAATCCTGATGTTCATAAAAATCACGATTTACCTAAAGTTTTATATTTAGCACCAAAAAATGAAATTTTGGAACAAGCAATAATAAGTTTAAAAAATACATTTAGCGAAATTCAAAACGATGATATATTTAAATTTTTCAATAGTTTAAATCAAAGTAATAATTATAAAAATGAAGCTTTCATCTTTTCATCATACCAATCAGCTCTTTTTAATCAAGAATGACTAGTTAATCAGCATTTTGATTTAGTTATTATTGATGAAGTTCACCATTCAGAAGCTTCTGGATTAAAAGATGTTATTTCTAAAATAGATAAAAACACAAAACATATAATTGGTTTGACTGCTACTCCAGAAAGAACCGATGGCGTTAATATAGCTTCATACTTTGATAATCAAATTCTTTTTAATATGTCTTTGCACGAAGCTATAGATTCGGGCCATTTATCAGATTTTGATTATTTCTTTGTTGATGATACTTCTACTGTTTTAACTGGTTTAGATATTAATAAAGATTTAACTAAATTAGCAAAACAATTAAACACCAAAAACAGACATGAATTAATTTTAAAAACTATTAATGAAAAAATTATCCCATATGAAGATGATGATGTTAAGGCTATATTATTTTGTGTAAATATTGAGCATGCCCAAAACACATCAGATTTTTTAGAGACACAAAATCTTAAATCAAAAGCGCTAACTTCTAATAGTAATGATAAAGAAAGAAAAGAAATTTTAGAAAATTTTAAAAAAGGAAACATAAATTTTCTTTGCGTTGTTGACATTTTTAATGAAGGAATTGATATTCCTGAAATTAACAATATTTTATTCTTAAGACCAACTTCGTCTTTTTTGATTTATATTCAACAATTTGGTCGTGGTCTTAGAAAACAAGAAAATAAGGTTTTATCAGTTTATGATTTTGTAAATAATGTAGATCTAAAAGTTAATAAAAAATATCATCCATTTTGATTAACTAAACTATTAATGGGTGATAACATTAAAAACACAACTCAAATTATTTCTAGCATTAAAGATAATGAATTTAATACAAGGGAAAAATGAATGCCAGGAAATTCAATTGTTCATTTTAATCCAATGAATAAAAAAATAATAATTGATAAATTAAAAGAATATGCCAAATTTAATGCATTTGATTCATTATTTGATAGTTATTTTGAAAAAATTAATACGTATGATGAGTATGAAGAATTCTTCTTTAATAGTCAGCTAGAAACATACGAATTTTACCAAAAATTAAATCAAGAAAATTTAATTAGCAATCAAGAAAATTTGGAAATAGGTTCGAAAGACAAAGACATATTAATGAATTTTTCGACTTTAAATCATCAGAAAATAATTGAAGAATTTTTAAAAATTATAAAAACAGAAAATAAAGTTGATCCTTTTTTAGAAGAATTATTTATATCTTATTTTTATACTAACAGAACCACAGTTAATAAATATAAACCAAATTTAACTCGAGCACTGGAAACAATTTTTTCTAAAACAGAATTGTTAAGAGAACTTGAATATCTTTTAACATTTAAGTTAAATAATGAAGTTTTGATTCCTAATGAACTTAATGACTTTAATAAAATGATTTTATCTCAATTTCAAATGCAAGTTATCATGAATGATTATTCTAAAAATGGAACGATTGAGGCTAAAACAATTATGAAAGGTGTTCAAGAAATATCTAATAAAATATTTATTAATGCAGGAGAAAATACACAAAATTCTAAATTTGGTCATAAAAATTATTTTGATGAAAATGAAAATATTCTTCATTGGGATTCTCCTGATGGGTGATCCTTAGATAATCAAAAATCTAAAGATTTACTGGCAATATTAAACAATAATCTCCCAGTATATATTATTTACAAAAGCAATAAAATAATAGAAAAATTTAACACTAAAAAGTACGGAACTTTTATCGGACTCGTAGATCACATTTTGCAAAAAAATGAGATAAAAACTGAAAATGGAATCAAAAAAATCCAATTTCAATTCAAAATCAAGCCTTTATAG
- the dcm gene encoding DNA (cytosine-5-)-methyltransferase: MEKIRVFETFAGIGAQHKALEILKQKKIMDYEIVATSEWDVWANISYHAIHNHNQNIAKNLSDQEIHNFLKTFTLSLDSKTPAKFESIKKLSRENKEVLYSSLKLNNNLSDITKINGQELYQKTKGFDLLTYSFPCQDLSTAGSFHGGNRGMSKDSGTRSGLLWEIERILKELKTNGELPKFLLLENVRNMLSSKHIEDYKVWLKFLKKLGYNTQTYLLNAEDFGTPQKRTRVFALSVLKAGDNFKDTLSTIKEVVESENVPNSVSDLFEITKKINEIIKVDYKELNQEQIKEFMSSVPNDTPSRRRMYEENPKLFCSNQEKKIKTKVRRDEAGFLPNCRTITTKQDRNPNAGVIDIKGSDLEKQINQIGLINKSKYRFLTPRECYMFMGFEEKDFENVLKNFNKKDILLRQAGNSIAVNVLVGIFNHMNELGE, from the coding sequence ATGGAAAAAATTAGAGTTTTTGAAACATTTGCAGGTATTGGAGCACAACATAAAGCATTAGAAATTTTAAAACAAAAAAAGATAATGGATTATGAAATTGTTGCTACTAGTGAATGGGATGTTTGAGCCAATATTTCTTATCATGCAATTCATAATCATAATCAAAACATTGCAAAAAATTTATCTGATCAAGAAATTCATAATTTTTTAAAAACCTTCACTCTCTCTTTAGATTCAAAAACACCAGCCAAATTTGAATCAATTAAAAAATTAAGTCGAGAGAATAAAGAAGTGTTATATTCATCATTAAAATTAAATAACAACTTATCTGATATTACAAAAATTAATGGTCAGGAACTGTATCAAAAAACTAAAGGTTTTGATTTGTTAACATATTCATTTCCTTGCCAAGATTTATCAACAGCTGGAAGTTTTCATGGTGGAAATAGAGGTATGAGTAAAGATTCAGGCACTAGGTCTGGTCTACTTTGAGAAATTGAAAGAATTTTAAAAGAACTTAAAACAAATGGTGAATTACCTAAATTTTTATTGTTAGAAAATGTTAGGAATATGCTTTCTTCTAAACATATTGAAGATTATAAAGTTTGACTTAAATTTTTAAAAAAACTAGGTTACAACACTCAAACATATTTATTGAACGCTGAAGATTTCGGCACGCCACAAAAAAGAACAAGAGTTTTTGCTTTAAGTGTTTTAAAAGCTGGAGATAATTTCAAAGATACACTTTCTACAATAAAAGAAGTTGTAGAAAGTGAAAATGTGCCAAATTCTGTTTCTGATCTTTTTGAGATAACTAAAAAAATAAATGAAATTATAAAAGTTGATTATAAAGAATTGAATCAAGAACAAATTAAGGAATTTATGTCATCAGTTCCCAATGACACTCCATCTAGAAGAAGGATGTATGAAGAAAACCCAAAATTATTTTGTTCTAATCAAGAAAAAAAGATTAAAACAAAAGTTAGAAGAGATGAAGCGGGTTTTTTACCCAATTGTAGAACCATTACAACAAAACAAGACAGAAATCCAAATGCTGGAGTTATTGATATAAAAGGTTCTGATTTAGAAAAACAAATAAATCAAATTGGTTTAATCAATAAATCGAAATATCGATTTTTAACACCAAGAGAATGTTATATGTTCATGGGTTTTGAAGAAAAAGACTTTGAAAATGTTTTGAAAAATTTTAACAAAAAAGATATTTTGTTAAGACAAGCAGGTAATTCTATTGCTGTAAATGTATTGGTGGGAATTTTTAACCACATGAATGAATTAGGAGAATAA
- a CDS encoding DUF262 domain-containing protein: MNLEIWKIGTNVASIINEWQEEVFPFLKNFSFVIINDSKDKYLFKYNDPNAGAKQYIATWSWSKLRQNIISLIALGVLEVVDFNKNNYISDYRMILDGNVEFRTNLYFAEIPNDELVKNYLLSKEMTDQFDDYLESAKNSELNTNTDYDSNEEEAKISFFKSFRDIVFYNSFFICLLKEIHNLSMKKFAKLIDIEKETDANKFYKYFNNIINYNNLSIEEKEKIEELAIKFSFGSREKFNRLTNSSTKMNRKTKSDDDEHKYQSVLELEDKIVNESKQKNKPMKSEIKTFGELMHNIKNNGLTFKIPIYQRDYKWNKKMIEKLFDDILKATNCEKGNEIHYMGTLLVNRPNKQEIDHNILKIVDGQQRLTSLIIILKSLYDEALDRDIVPDPFLKDLLSNKNHENLIEKRFLRVTNNPDEEAFKELLAGKDVKNPHSLIWENFWYIKDKKINSEILSDQELFDLTEFLLTKVIFTITVDSSNNEFEIFENMNTKKVELETIELIKNIIMMNIEDEILEAGHEANINSIFNSKILENFKNNKKLDSAQINNFIAAFVNYYQYYLEENDEIYKNIQNVSNNKDELYTVFKEIILKEIGKFKNKKNEKMTNEQYIELINFLNKHIILFRSVTDKKIYQNQDNSTYVLSDILINLEKRSIYTPLLMFLVQKHINNDGELINHNELRKKIFVIENYENRFQVILYRGQSLTQTMKKIFEKLIGNSNVTAEFLKKQFNSSEIMGKLTTPSNEEFITNLKLKIYDKTFKNLLRRINFWISNDFSLDIDSNYEWFKISEGTREHIVPQTLTEEWKKMLMKGLNTNDESVVIQKHNELLETIGNELLINGSPNSKAQNKIFQEKNKSYKTDPNIKDYYQYKGFKNNNLELMDLSKKDEFNFKDIKERTEQIVKILLEIYSI, from the coding sequence ATGAATTTAGAAATTTGAAAAATAGGTACAAATGTAGCATCTATAATTAATGAGTGACAAGAGGAAGTATTTCCCTTTTTGAAAAATTTTTCTTTTGTGATCATAAATGATAGTAAAGATAAATATCTTTTTAAATACAATGACCCAAATGCTGGAGCAAAACAATATATTGCAACTTGGTCTTGATCAAAACTTCGTCAAAATATAATTTCTTTAATTGCTTTGGGAGTTTTAGAAGTTGTTGATTTTAATAAAAATAATTATATTTCTGATTATCGAATGATTTTAGATGGGAATGTTGAATTTAGAACAAATTTATATTTTGCTGAAATCCCAAATGATGAATTAGTGAAAAACTATTTATTAAGCAAAGAGATGACAGACCAATTTGATGATTATTTAGAATCTGCTAAAAATAGTGAATTAAACACTAATACTGATTATGATTCAAATGAAGAAGAAGCAAAAATTAGTTTTTTTAAAAGTTTTAGAGATATTGTTTTTTATAATTCATTTTTTATATGTTTGTTAAAAGAAATACATAACCTATCGATGAAAAAATTTGCCAAATTAATAGACATTGAAAAAGAAACGGATGCAAACAAGTTCTATAAATATTTTAATAATATAATTAATTATAATAATTTGTCTATCGAAGAAAAAGAAAAGATTGAAGAATTGGCTATTAAATTTTCATTTGGTTCAAGAGAAAAATTTAATAGATTAACTAATTCAAGTACAAAAATGAATAGAAAAACTAAAAGTGATGATGATGAGCATAAATACCAAAGTGTTTTAGAATTAGAAGATAAAATAGTAAATGAATCAAAGCAAAAAAATAAACCAATGAAATCTGAAATAAAAACATTTGGTGAACTTATGCATAATATAAAAAACAACGGACTCACATTTAAAATACCCATTTATCAAAGGGATTATAAATGGAATAAAAAAATGATTGAAAAACTTTTTGATGATATCTTAAAGGCTACAAATTGTGAAAAAGGTAATGAAATTCATTACATGGGTACTCTCTTGGTTAATAGACCTAATAAACAAGAAATTGATCATAATATTTTAAAAATTGTTGATGGACAACAAAGACTTACTTCATTAATAATAATTTTGAAATCTCTTTATGATGAAGCTTTAGATAGGGACATTGTACCAGATCCTTTTTTAAAAGATTTATTATCTAATAAAAATCACGAAAATCTTATTGAAAAGAGGTTTTTAAGGGTTACGAATAATCCAGATGAAGAGGCATTCAAAGAACTTTTAGCAGGAAAAGATGTAAAAAACCCTCACTCTCTAATTTGGGAAAATTTTTGGTATATAAAAGACAAAAAAATTAATTCAGAAATTTTATCTGATCAAGAATTATTTGATTTAACCGAATTTCTTTTAACAAAAGTAATTTTCACAATAACTGTCGATAGCTCAAACAATGAATTTGAAATTTTTGAAAATATGAATACTAAAAAAGTTGAATTAGAAACAATTGAATTAATTAAAAACATCATTATGATGAACATTGAAGATGAAATATTAGAAGCTGGACATGAAGCAAATATTAATTCAATATTTAATTCCAAGATTTTAGAAAATTTTAAAAACAACAAAAAATTAGATTCTGCTCAAATTAATAATTTTATAGCTGCATTTGTAAATTATTATCAATACTATTTAGAAGAAAACGATGAAATATATAAAAATATTCAAAATGTTTCAAATAACAAAGATGAACTATACACAGTCTTTAAAGAGATTATTTTAAAAGAAATTGGCAAATTCAAAAATAAAAAAAATGAGAAAATGACAAATGAACAATATATTGAATTAATAAATTTTTTAAATAAGCATATTATTCTTTTCAGAAGTGTTACTGATAAAAAAATTTATCAAAACCAAGATAATTCAACATATGTTTTAAGTGATATTCTTATAAATTTAGAAAAAAGAAGTATCTATACACCTTTGCTTATGTTTTTGGTACAAAAACATATAAATAATGATGGAGAACTTATAAATCATAATGAATTAAGAAAAAAAATATTCGTTATTGAAAATTATGAAAATAGATTTCAAGTAATTTTATATCGAGGGCAATCTTTAACACAAACAATGAAAAAAATATTTGAAAAACTAATTGGAAACTCTAATGTCACTGCTGAATTTTTAAAAAAACAATTTAATTCTAGTGAAATTATGGGAAAACTTACAACTCCTTCAAATGAAGAATTCATTACCAACTTAAAATTAAAAATCTATGATAAAACCTTTAAAAACTTATTAAGAAGAATTAATTTTTGAATATCTAATGATTTCTCACTAGATATCGATTCAAATTACGAATGGTTTAAAATTTCTGAAGGAACTAGAGAACATATTGTACCTCAAACTTTAACTGAAGAATGAAAAAAAATGTTAATGAAAGGTTTGAACACAAATGATGAATCAGTTGTTATTCAAAAGCACAACGAACTTTTAGAAACCATTGGTAATGAATTGTTAATTAACGGAAGTCCAAATAGTAAAGCCCAAAACAAAATTTTTCAAGAAAAAAATAAAAGTTACAAAACAGATCCGAACATTAAAGATTATTATCAATATAAAGGTTTCAAAAACAATAATTTAGAATTAATGGATCTTTCTAAAAAGGATGAATTCAACTTTAAAGATATAAAAGAAAGAACAGAACAAATAGTTAAAATATTGTTAGAAATTTATAGTATTTAA
- a CDS encoding nicotinate-nucleotide adenylyltransferase, translating into MNKKKIALFGGSFDPIHTDHVNIAKTCYEKLGFEEVWFIPAYLNPFKKAQLSSIKDRLAMLRIVEEKYDFIRINQYEISNNRPTSTFETLSYIIKHYPDNDFAFIMGSDQLDTFEQWSNFNQLIKIMPFKVFLRDEKNFNQEIVKKYALETFTFNNNFLSSTDIRQLKNLNKQIPKINEYINFHLLYLPERMGGQMDEARYQHSINVGKMAQKLAVKWGADENKALVAGTLHDIAKCWTREKNLWYLEHYLPFLIEEPFPIWHSFTGMLHLEKDWLIKDQEILQAVFNHTVGSIDMSLLDKIVFCADKISLERDYDEVETMRKLCFEDIEQGFIALVKMQYEQAIKKHGPNSIGLLLTNTYNYFVKGEKD; encoded by the coding sequence ATGAATAAAAAGAAAATCGCCCTATTTGGCGGCAGTTTTGACCCAATCCACACCGATCATGTCAATATTGCTAAAACATGTTATGAAAAATTAGGTTTTGAAGAAGTTTGGTTTATTCCAGCTTATTTAAATCCGTTTAAAAAAGCCCAATTATCATCCATTAAAGACCGTTTAGCAATGTTGCGAATTGTTGAAGAAAAATATGATTTTATTCGAATTAATCAATATGAAATTTCGAATAATCGTCCAACTAGTACTTTTGAAACTTTAAGTTATATTATTAAGCATTATCCTGATAATGATTTTGCTTTTATTATGGGTAGTGATCAATTAGATACTTTTGAACAATGAAGTAACTTCAATCAATTAATTAAAATCATGCCGTTTAAAGTTTTTTTACGCGATGAAAAAAACTTTAACCAAGAAATAGTAAAAAAATATGCTTTAGAAACTTTTACATTTAATAATAACTTTTTAAGTTCAACTGATATTCGTCAGTTGAAAAACTTAAATAAGCAAATTCCAAAAATTAACGAATATATTAATTTCCATCTTTTATATTTACCAGAACGCATGGGTGGTCAAATGGATGAAGCACGTTACCAACATTCAATTAATGTTGGTAAAATGGCGCAAAAACTTGCTGTTAAATGAGGAGCTGATGAAAATAAAGCGTTGGTTGCTGGAACATTGCATGATATTGCAAAATGTTGAACAAGAGAAAAGAACTTATGATATTTAGAACATTATCTACCATTTTTAATTGAAGAACCATTTCCGATTTGGCATTCTTTTACTGGGATGTTGCATTTAGAAAAAGATTGATTAATTAAAGATCAAGAAATTCTTCAAGCTGTTTTTAATCATACAGTTGGTTCAATTGATATGAGTTTATTAGATAAAATTGTTTTTTGTGCTGATAAAATTAGTCTGGAACGCGACTATGATGAAGTTGAAACAATGCGTAAACTATGTTTTGAAGATATTGAACAAGGATTTATCGCACTAGTTAAAATGCAATATGAACAAGCAATTAAAAAACATGGACCAAATAGTATTGGTTTATTATTAACCAATACTTATAATTATTTTGTTAAAGGAGAGAAGGATTAA
- the mtnN gene encoding 5'-methylthioadenosine/S-adenosylhomocysteine nucleosidase, producing MKIIIGAMFEELEVIINSRKLIPVLNSVFQEFKTEDNKLVVCVSGIGTVNASACLSYLLTKYNHVEQIINIGTSGAICTSLKQGDVVIVDKASYPTTNVTSFGYQHGQVPKMPVYFESDKNLIDQRINKFKQMNQEFKIVNAATMDVFVDNKSIVDNVIGRLPFNAQIVEMEIAAYMQVAHLFNIPFVGVKIISDLVASDHKSTLEFDDFLPQAAKKINDLV from the coding sequence ATGAAAATTATAATTGGAGCAATGTTTGAAGAATTAGAGGTTATTATTAATTCACGCAAACTTATTCCGGTTTTAAATTCCGTTTTTCAAGAATTTAAAACCGAAGATAACAAACTTGTTGTTTGTGTGTCTGGAATTGGAACCGTCAATGCTAGTGCTTGTTTAAGTTATTTATTAACTAAATATAATCATGTTGAACAAATCATTAATATCGGGACATCTGGTGCCATCTGCACTAGTTTAAAACAAGGTGATGTTGTCATTGTTGACAAGGCCAGTTATCCAACAACAAACGTGACAAGTTTTGGTTATCAACATGGACAAGTTCCAAAAATGCCAGTCTATTTTGAAAGTGATAAAAATTTAATTGATCAAAGAATTAATAAATTTAAGCAAATGAATCAAGAGTTTAAAATTGTTAATGCAGCGACAATGGATGTTTTTGTTGATAATAAAAGCATTGTTGATAATGTAATTGGTCGATTACCATTTAATGCTCAAATTGTTGAAATGGAAATAGCCGCTTACATGCAAGTTGCGCATTTATTTAACATTCCTTTTGTTGGTGTGAAGATCATTAGCGATCTAGTGGCAAGTGATCATAAATCAACTTTAGAATTTGATGACTTTTTACCTCAAGCTGCTAAAAAGATTAATGATTTAGTTTAA